The Corylus avellana chromosome ca8, CavTom2PMs-1.0 genome has a segment encoding these proteins:
- the LOC132190933 gene encoding zinc finger protein ZAT10-like, which yields MPTRKAESDGWRNTGKRRQAAKRIWLRSKLQLAMTIGERKLAVNPVKGQTTSTLQLYIRTLTLSFYINTHSLLTPSEFPQTHQILEALSSPISGAPLLHNENAEDHYVEPWAKSKRSKRPRIDNPPTEEEYLALCLLMLGGGHGGGTTTMNINNQPCLLLPSQTLRYKCTLCHKAFPSYQALGGHKASHRKPVGAEDQSSSTSTTTTTTTTTTITTNSNPSNPISKTHKCAICHKTFQSGQALGGHKRCHYNGVIIVNHSHRDFDLNFPAMPEFQPGFNIQLAQKRCTSR from the exons ATGCCaacgagaaaggctgaaagtgacggctgGAGAAATACTGGAAAACGAAGACAAGCCGCTAAAAGAATCTGGTTAAGGTCCAAGCTGCAACTGGCAATGACGATCGGAGAACGAAAACTAGCTGTTAATCCTgtgaagggccaaaccacaa GCACCTTACAACTCTATATAAGAACCCTTACATTATCCTTCTACATAAACACTCACTCTCTACTAACTCCCTCTGAATTCCCACAAACGCATCAAATTTTGGAAGCTCTAAGTTCTCCAATCTCAGGTGCCCCTTTGCTGCATAATGAAAATGCAGAAGACCACTATGTTGAGCCATGGGCAAAGAGTAAGCGCTCTAAGCGTCCCCGTATCGACAATCCTCCGACTGAAGAAGAGTACCTAGCTCTCTGCCTCCTCATGCTAGGAGGAGGTCATGGTGGTGGCACCACAACCATGAACATCAACAACCAACCATGTCTCTTGCTGCCATCACAAACTCTCCGTTACAAGTGCACCCTTTGTCACAAAGCCTTCCCGTCTTACCAAGCCCTGGGTGGACACAAGGCCAGTCACCGAAAGCCTGTTGGAGCAGAAGACCAATCCtcctccacctccaccaccaccaccaccaccactactACCACTATCACTACCAATTCTAACCCCTCAAACCCTATCAGTAAGACCCACAAATGTGCCATATGCCACAAGACTTTTCAGTCCGGACAGGCCTTGGGCGGACACAAGCGTTGCCACTACAATGGTGTCATCATTGTCAACCATAGTCATCGTGACTTCGACTTGAATTTTCCGGCCATGCCAGAGTTCCAGCCAGGTTTTAACATTCAACTCGCACAGAAAAGGTGTACTTCCCGGTGA